The proteins below are encoded in one region of Sulfolobus islandicus Y.N.15.51:
- the cbp1 gene encoding CRISPR DNA repeat-binding protein Cbp1 yields the protein MSEEEIIEKVKKMYEEGLSIRQIANQLELSYSRVRRMLIKAKVNFRGKVPNDKIQKIIEMGKQGYSANRISKELNINFNTVLRIFKKYNLGKKRRKLDRKEIEKIREEYNKGNSIYKIAKELNISTNLVVYHLKKMGLYRPIRESSPTSA from the coding sequence GTGAGTGAAGAAGAAATAATTGAAAAAGTTAAGAAAATGTATGAAGAAGGATTAAGTATTAGACAAATTGCTAATCAATTGGAGTTAAGTTACTCTAGGGTTCGTAGAATGCTTATTAAGGCTAAGGTTAATTTCAGAGGGAAAGTGCCAAATGATAAAATTCAAAAAATCATAGAAATGGGAAAGCAAGGTTATAGTGCAAATAGAATAAGTAAGGAGTTAAATATCAATTTTAATACTGTATTGAGAATTTTTAAAAAATATAATCTAGGTAAAAAAAGGAGAAAGTTGGATAGAAAGGAAATAGAGAAAATAAGGGAAGAGTATAATAAAGGAAATAGTATATATAAGATTGCAAAAGAACTTAACATTTCCACTAATCTTGTAGTATATCATTTAAAGAAAATGGGTTTATATAGACCTATTCGTGAATCTTCTCCCACATCTGCTTAG
- a CDS encoding DUF72 domain-containing protein, with protein MIKIGTCGFTRKHFNYFSVLEVQETFYNFLSEERLSKWKELSIQNNVELTVKANQIITHEYNKITYKRTKTVIGNVKNYGYFRPTKEVMQALEITLKEAKFLNSKIIIFQTPASFTPNDENMKNLKDFFSTLDRSFTYGWEPRGEWNLNHDLLMKIFSEIDAIHVVDPFKNKPVDSKQIRYFRLHGLGSEEVNYRYKYTRADLEKLKEYVTSEKKELIYVLFNNVYSFGDALSFKRMIES; from the coding sequence ATGATAAAAATAGGTACATGTGGATTTACGAGAAAGCATTTCAATTATTTCAGTGTGCTTGAGGTACAAGAGACATTTTACAACTTTCTATCTGAAGAAAGACTAAGTAAATGGAAGGAACTCTCTATACAGAACAACGTTGAATTAACTGTTAAGGCCAATCAGATAATTACACACGAATATAATAAAATCACATATAAGAGAACTAAGACAGTTATTGGAAATGTAAAAAACTATGGATATTTTAGACCAACTAAAGAAGTTATGCAAGCTCTGGAAATCACATTGAAGGAGGCTAAATTCCTAAATTCTAAAATCATAATATTTCAAACACCAGCATCTTTCACACCCAATGACGAAAATATGAAGAATCTTAAGGACTTTTTCAGTACATTAGATAGATCATTTACCTACGGTTGGGAACCTAGAGGAGAATGGAATCTCAATCATGATTTGCTAATGAAAATATTTTCTGAAATCGATGCAATTCACGTAGTAGATCCGTTCAAAAATAAGCCAGTAGATAGCAAACAAATTAGGTATTTTAGACTTCATGGTTTAGGATCCGAAGAGGTCAATTATAGATACAAGTATACAAGAGCTGATTTGGAGAAGCTGAAGGAATATGTAACATCCGAAAAGAAAGAGTTAATTTACGTTCTTTTCAATAACGTTTACTCATTTGGTGATGCTTTAAGTTTTAAAAGGATGATTGAAAGTTAA
- a CDS encoding helix-turn-helix domain-containing protein → MSIEISEKSFLLKRFLIVAYGLSEADVDAFIKILSSETGKDVDAIAGELGISKSRASLILKKLADAGLVEKEKTSVSRGGRPKFLYRINKEELKKKLIKRSEETCRDLQTIISSLL, encoded by the coding sequence TTGAGTATTGAAATTAGCGAAAAAAGTTTTTTATTAAAAAGGTTCTTGATAGTAGCCTATGGTCTATCAGAAGCAGATGTGGATGCCTTTATAAAGATACTAAGTAGCGAGACTGGAAAAGACGTAGATGCAATAGCTGGAGAATTAGGAATAAGCAAAAGCAGAGCGAGTCTAATACTAAAAAAGTTAGCTGATGCTGGATTAGTAGAAAAGGAGAAAACTAGCGTAAGCAGAGGAGGAAGGCCCAAGTTCTTATATCGTATTAACAAAGAGGAGTTAAAGAAAAAACTTATAAAAAGATCTGAAGAAACTTGCAGAGATCTACAAACTATTATATCTTCTCTTCTTTAA
- a CDS encoding adenylate kinase family protein, with protein sequence MIIIVTGTPGVGKTVASKKLSEALNLNYLSLSQFVIENKLYTEYDELRQSYIIDEDKVKEELEKIISTSHLVIETIYPSLVSTADLVVVLRKNPFSLYNELKGRGWADIKVAENVEAEILGVISQEAREAFKDKVCEVDTTEMSTEQILNKILNKQCDGPIEWLVDTKVQRFLEELDKIISSYENDI encoded by the coding sequence ATGATAATAATAGTGACTGGCACACCCGGTGTGGGAAAAACCGTAGCTTCAAAGAAACTTTCTGAGGCGCTTAATCTAAACTATCTTTCTCTTTCCCAATTTGTTATAGAAAATAAACTTTATACGGAATATGATGAACTTAGGCAAAGTTATATAATAGACGAGGATAAAGTAAAGGAAGAATTAGAGAAAATTATTTCAACTAGCCATCTCGTGATTGAAACTATATACCCTTCATTGGTATCTACCGCTGACTTAGTAGTTGTCCTTAGGAAGAATCCTTTTTCTCTATATAATGAACTAAAAGGAAGGGGTTGGGCTGATATAAAAGTAGCTGAGAACGTGGAGGCAGAAATTCTAGGAGTGATCTCACAAGAGGCTAGAGAAGCCTTTAAGGATAAGGTGTGTGAAGTAGATACCACAGAAATGAGTACAGAACAAATATTAAATAAAATACTAAATAAACAATGTGATGGACCAATAGAATGGTTAGTTGATACAAAAGTACAAAGATTTTTAGAGGAATTAGATAAGATTATTAGCTCCTATGAGAATGATATCTAG
- a CDS encoding Mrp/NBP35 family ATP-binding protein: MSSNPFRIQNPQPQPQRQPRDLRKVNQQVQAVDLKVQMKMKNIKYKIGVVSGKGGVGKSFVSSNLAMAIAASGRKVGIVDVDFHGPSVPKMLGVRGQMLTADDKGINPVIGPFGIKVVSIDFLLPRDDTPVVWRGAIKHSAIKQFLGDVNWGELDYLIIDMPPGTGDEALSIAQLVPGITGFVIVTIPSEVSTLAVKKSINFARTVNTKILGVVENMSHFVCPSDGKVYYIFGEGKGKKMAEEMGVDLLGQVPLDPSIAEANDAGEPFFLKHPDSPTSKEFLNIADKVIKIVESNQ; the protein is encoded by the coding sequence ATGAGCAGTAATCCTTTTAGAATTCAAAATCCTCAGCCACAACCTCAAAGACAGCCTCGTGATTTAAGAAAGGTTAACCAACAAGTTCAAGCTGTTGATCTAAAAGTACAAATGAAGATGAAAAATATAAAATATAAGATTGGAGTAGTTAGTGGAAAAGGTGGAGTTGGTAAATCATTTGTCTCATCTAACCTAGCAATGGCTATAGCTGCGAGCGGTAGAAAAGTAGGTATAGTAGATGTTGATTTCCATGGACCATCAGTGCCAAAAATGTTAGGCGTTAGAGGACAAATGTTAACTGCCGATGATAAGGGAATAAATCCAGTTATAGGGCCTTTCGGAATAAAAGTTGTTTCCATAGATTTTCTATTACCTAGAGACGATACGCCAGTAGTATGGAGAGGAGCCATAAAACATTCAGCGATAAAACAATTCCTAGGTGACGTTAATTGGGGAGAATTGGACTATCTGATAATAGATATGCCCCCAGGGACTGGAGATGAAGCTTTGTCCATTGCTCAATTAGTTCCTGGCATTACAGGATTTGTTATCGTTACAATACCATCTGAAGTTTCCACATTAGCTGTTAAGAAATCAATAAATTTCGCTAGAACTGTAAACACAAAAATATTAGGTGTAGTTGAAAATATGAGCCATTTTGTATGCCCAAGTGATGGGAAAGTCTATTATATATTTGGAGAAGGTAAAGGTAAGAAAATGGCAGAGGAAATGGGAGTAGACCTTTTAGGTCAAGTTCCTCTTGATCCTTCCATAGCAGAAGCTAATGATGCTGGAGAACCCTTCTTTTTGAAACATCCAGACAGTCCAACTTCTAAAGAATTCTTAAATATAGCTGACAAAGTAATTAAAATTGTTGAATCCAATCAATAG
- a CDS encoding LysE family translocator — protein sequence MLLTYLGLGIILGLSMAAPPGPVNAMIANESTKSWFHGSSIGAGAMTADLIFFIIVYFIQGYIPMPIINALYIVGGIFMLYLSYLTIKAKMPSSSVRGNYIIGLSMGLTNPYQISWWVTVGISMIRSLSVLIIPGFFVGILIWIIAFPKAINMLGPKYVKYVKIISSIILVAFGVYLLYEGILNVI from the coding sequence ATGTTACTCACTTACCTGGGCTTAGGGATTATTTTAGGTTTGTCAATGGCTGCACCTCCCGGGCCAGTTAATGCCATGATTGCCAATGAGTCTACAAAATCATGGTTTCATGGAAGCAGTATTGGAGCAGGGGCAATGACGGCTGATTTGATTTTCTTTATAATCGTTTACTTTATCCAAGGGTACATTCCCATGCCAATTATAAATGCTCTGTATATAGTTGGGGGCATATTCATGCTATATTTATCATATTTAACAATTAAAGCTAAAATGCCCTCTAGCTCTGTAAGAGGAAATTATATCATAGGACTTTCCATGGGTTTAACTAATCCTTACCAAATAAGTTGGTGGGTTACTGTTGGGATTTCCATGATTAGATCCCTTTCGGTTTTAATAATACCAGGATTTTTTGTAGGTATATTAATTTGGATAATAGCTTTTCCTAAGGCAATAAACATGTTAGGACCAAAATACGTGAAATACGTGAAAATAATTTCATCTATAATATTAGTCGCATTTGGTGTTTACTTATTATATGAGGGTATTCTAAATGTTATCTAA
- a CDS encoding rhomboid family intramembrane serine protease — protein MEHDSVGSIDNHCIRTNISIMVNKVIIKKIIGISTFFLMFLVTLGFMVGLLATFIDSTSLYYLEQLNYLVIKGYYYELFTSIFITNSFVDFIFNFISLYVIYLIFGSRAGKHEYGIFILAGILGNLLTVIFYSPFTLSSGASGGIFGLLSYYTFYDFLKKDNLGVYGLVFLVSVFGVSDLIFPNVNVVAHIGGILGGIMYAVVYYLIRSGRTIK, from the coding sequence ATGGAACATGATAGTGTGGGCAGTATTGATAATCATTGCATTCGCACTAACATTTCTATAATGGTGAATAAAGTGATAATAAAAAAAATAATAGGTATATCAACTTTTTTCTTAATGTTTCTTGTTACTTTGGGTTTTATGGTAGGTTTATTAGCAACTTTTATAGATTCTACCTCATTATATTATCTAGAACAATTAAACTACTTAGTAATTAAAGGGTATTATTACGAACTATTCACATCAATATTTATAACTAATAGCTTTGTTGATTTTATATTTAATTTTATTTCATTATATGTTATATATTTAATTTTTGGTAGTAGAGCGGGAAAACATGAATATGGTATATTTATCCTAGCTGGTATTCTAGGAAATCTACTAACTGTAATATTCTATAGTCCTTTTACACTAAGCTCGGGAGCGTCTGGGGGAATATTTGGATTATTAAGTTACTACACGTTTTACGATTTCTTAAAAAAGGATAATTTAGGGGTTTATGGTCTTGTATTTTTAGTATCGGTATTTGGAGTTAGTGATTTAATATTCCCTAATGTGAACGTTGTTGCTCATATCGGAGGTATTTTGGGAGGTATTATGTACGCAGTTGTCTATTACCTTATAAGGAGTGGAAGGACAATAAAATAA
- a CDS encoding 5-formyltetrahydrofolate cyclo-ligase, with protein MLSKQEIRELIWKRLEEENIALFPRPVYGRIPNFKGADKAASNLAKCKEFKEAEIIKVNPDSPQYKVREIALRQEKKVLVPTPRLRGDFFLLDPTRISSSDIPKASRISGFEKYGIMVSLESIERVDFIVAGSVAVDLNGNRVGKGEGYSELEFGILRELGKVDENTPIATTVHDIQIVDEVPSEPFDVPIDIIATPTRLIRVNRKREKPKGIYLEYLSKQKIDETPFLKEYLKKRRYNSL; from the coding sequence ATGTTATCTAAACAAGAAATAAGGGAATTAATATGGAAAAGATTGGAGGAGGAAAACATAGCACTGTTTCCCCGACCAGTCTATGGTAGAATTCCGAATTTTAAAGGAGCTGATAAAGCTGCTTCAAATTTGGCAAAGTGTAAGGAATTCAAAGAAGCTGAGATCATTAAGGTCAATCCTGACTCCCCGCAATATAAGGTAAGAGAAATTGCATTGAGACAAGAGAAAAAAGTTCTAGTCCCTACTCCTAGATTAAGGGGAGACTTCTTTTTATTGGATCCAACTAGGATTTCCTCATCTGATATACCTAAAGCATCTCGAATATCTGGCTTTGAAAAATACGGAATAATGGTAAGTTTGGAAAGTATAGAGAGGGTTGATTTCATCGTAGCTGGATCTGTAGCTGTTGACTTAAATGGAAATAGGGTTGGCAAAGGTGAAGGGTATAGTGAGCTGGAATTTGGGATTTTGAGAGAGCTTGGCAAGGTAGATGAGAATACTCCTATTGCGACTACTGTACATGACATACAAATAGTAGACGAGGTTCCCTCAGAACCTTTTGATGTACCAATTGATATAATTGCAACTCCTACTAGGCTTATAAGAGTTAATAGGAAAAGGGAAAAACCAAAGGGAATTTACTTAGAATATTTGAGTAAGCAAAAAATAGATGAGACACCTTTTTTAAAGGAATACTTAAAGAAGAGAAGATATAATAGTTTGTAG